A stretch of the Candidatus Latescibacter sp. genome encodes the following:
- a CDS encoding DUF58 domain-containing protein, producing MKQIYQDFLSPEVVSRISRLDLIARLVVEGFITGLHKSPYHGFSAEFAEHRQYMEGDSLRYLDWKVYARSD from the coding sequence ATGAAACAAATATACCAGGATTTTCTTTCCCCGGAAGTGGTCAGCCGCATCTCACGGCTCGATCTCATTGCCCGGCTGGTGGTGGAAGGTTTCATCACCGGCCTGCATAAAAGCCCTTATCACGGATTTTCGGCGGAATTCGCCGAACACCGCCAGTACATGGAAGGCGATTCCCTCCGCTATCTTGACTGGAAGGTGTATGCCCGGAGCGACC